A region from the Actinoplanes sp. OR16 genome encodes:
- a CDS encoding MBL fold metallo-hydrolase, which yields MTAKERLLASPQYRDGRFRNSVPTDTSLPLAAMPKIAFEALTGGAARRPRQPVPLVRASAESADGLHVTWYGHSSALIEIEGSRVLLDPVWSKRCSPSQLAGPSRLHEPPVALEDLPPIDVVVISHDHYDHLDAPTIRRLSTVRFVVPLGVGAHLQRWGVDAERIVELDWHEDVQIGNLRFVATPARHFSGRGIRRDETLWASWVIKGPARSVFYSGDTGYFDGFAGIGREHGPFDVTLVQVGAYANTWADIHMFPEDGVTAHLDVRGGLMIPVHWATFDLAPHRWSEPAERTWREAKARGVQLAVPRPGERVDVDNPPEIDAWWEQAA from the coding sequence ATGACTGCGAAGGAACGTCTCCTGGCTTCGCCCCAGTACCGCGACGGCCGCTTCCGCAACAGCGTGCCCACCGACACCTCTCTGCCGCTCGCCGCGATGCCCAAGATCGCCTTCGAGGCGCTGACCGGGGGCGCCGCGCGGCGGCCGCGTCAGCCGGTGCCGCTGGTGCGTGCGAGCGCGGAGAGCGCCGACGGCCTGCACGTCACCTGGTACGGGCACTCGTCGGCGCTCATCGAGATCGAAGGCAGCCGCGTCCTGCTCGACCCGGTGTGGAGCAAGCGGTGCTCGCCGTCGCAGCTGGCCGGTCCGAGCCGGTTGCACGAGCCGCCGGTGGCCCTCGAGGATCTGCCGCCGATCGACGTCGTGGTGATCTCGCACGACCACTACGACCACTTGGACGCCCCGACGATCCGGCGTCTCTCCACGGTCCGCTTCGTGGTTCCGCTCGGGGTCGGCGCACATCTGCAGCGATGGGGCGTCGACGCGGAGCGGATCGTGGAACTCGACTGGCACGAAGACGTACAGATCGGGAATCTCAGGTTCGTCGCGACCCCCGCCCGGCATTTCTCCGGACGCGGCATCCGCCGTGACGAAACCCTCTGGGCCAGCTGGGTGATCAAGGGCCCGGCCAGGAGCGTGTTCTACTCCGGCGACACCGGCTATTTCGACGGCTTCGCGGGGATCGGCCGGGAGCACGGCCCGTTCGACGTCACGCTCGTGCAGGTCGGGGCGTACGCGAACACCTGGGCCGACATCCACATGTTCCCCGAGGACGGCGTCACGGCCCACCTGGACGTCCGCGGCGGGCTGATGATCCCGGTGCACTGGGCGACGTTCGACCTGGCGCCGCACCGCTGGTCGGAGCCGGCCGAGCGCACCTGGCGGGAGGCGAAGGCGCGAGGCGTCCAGCTGGCGGTGCCGCGCCCCGGCGAGCGCGTCGACGTGGACAACCCGCCGGAGATCGACGCGTGGTGGGAACAGGCCGCCTAA
- a CDS encoding TetR/AcrR family transcriptional regulator, whose protein sequence is MKCRPYHHGDLRATLLTLAENTLRDRGPGELSLRELAREAGVSPAAPSRHFRTKQALLDALAVAGFERLTAAMTATLASTGSSFAEQLDALTRTYVGFALKNAALLELMFARKHDPDAPAELVEAPHRLMDVATQVIKDGQIRGEVRPGPVDVLAVPLIAALQGLTTLALNGGFSPAQIDQSLDETISFTLRGFKP, encoded by the coding sequence ATGAAATGCCGCCCCTACCACCACGGGGACCTCCGCGCCACGCTGCTCACCCTCGCCGAGAACACCCTGCGCGACCGCGGCCCCGGCGAGCTGTCGCTGCGTGAGCTGGCCCGCGAGGCAGGGGTGAGCCCGGCCGCACCGAGCCGTCATTTCCGGACCAAACAGGCACTTCTGGACGCGCTGGCAGTGGCCGGCTTCGAGCGCCTCACCGCGGCGATGACGGCGACGCTCGCCTCGACCGGTTCCTCGTTCGCGGAGCAGCTGGACGCGCTGACCCGTACCTATGTGGGATTCGCTCTGAAAAACGCCGCCCTGCTGGAGCTGATGTTCGCCCGCAAGCACGACCCCGACGCCCCGGCCGAGCTGGTCGAAGCCCCGCACCGCCTCATGGACGTGGCGACCCAGGTGATCAAAGACGGTCAGATCCGCGGCGAGGTCCGCCCCGGCCCGGTCGACGTGCTGGCCGTCCCGCTGATCGCCGCGCTCCAAGGTCTCACCACCCTGGCGCTCAACGGCGGCTTCTCCCCCGCCCAGATCGACCAGAGCCTGGACGAGACGATCAGCTTCACCCTGCGGGGCTTCAAGCCTTGA
- a CDS encoding GNAT family N-acetyltransferase, producing the protein MDISGAAQRAQVAWFRGLAAAGFPRISVGEGFAVSTGLDSNTENGAVLGPSSRHDLGEVDALVAWLREQAVPASVLLTGAPDPQVTARLIDRGLVPERTGHNMGGVLTGVPAPEWPVDEVTSEAALRLNQGVYAGDGWWDQAGELDQRVEVAARLGFGPDWPVRHWTAFDQGVPVGASTSFRFEDAVLLVHCCVAGPWRRRGIGTALTRVRLAAAAGQGAVQAVLFPSPDGCHLHDALGFATSPVPRDLCFYLPGQGAVAASA; encoded by the coding sequence GTGGACATCTCCGGAGCGGCGCAGCGGGCGCAGGTGGCGTGGTTCCGCGGCCTGGCGGCGGCTGGATTCCCCCGGATCAGCGTGGGGGAAGGGTTCGCGGTGTCGACGGGTCTGGACTCGAACACCGAGAACGGCGCCGTCCTCGGCCCGTCGAGCCGCCACGACCTCGGCGAGGTGGATGCTCTGGTCGCCTGGCTGCGGGAGCAGGCGGTGCCCGCGTCGGTGCTGCTCACCGGGGCGCCGGACCCGCAGGTGACCGCCCGGCTGATCGACCGGGGACTGGTGCCGGAGCGGACCGGGCACAACATGGGCGGCGTGCTGACCGGGGTTCCCGCGCCGGAGTGGCCGGTCGATGAGGTCACCAGCGAGGCTGCGCTCCGCCTGAACCAGGGCGTCTACGCCGGCGACGGCTGGTGGGATCAGGCCGGTGAACTCGACCAGCGCGTGGAGGTCGCCGCGCGGCTCGGGTTCGGCCCCGACTGGCCGGTCCGGCATTGGACTGCTTTCGATCAGGGTGTTCCGGTCGGCGCCAGTACCTCGTTCCGCTTCGAGGACGCGGTGCTGCTCGTCCACTGCTGCGTCGCCGGGCCGTGGCGCCGCCGCGGGATCGGGACCGCGCTCACCCGGGTCCGGCTCGCGGCCGCCGCCGGCCAGGGTGCCGTCCAGGCCGTCCTGTTTCCGTCGCCGGACGGCTGTCACCTCCACGACGCGCTCGGATTCGCGACGTCGCCGGTCCCCCGGGACCTCTGCTTCTACCTGCCCGGACAGGGTGCGGTTGCCGCTTCGGCGTGA
- a CDS encoding maleylpyruvate isomerase N-terminal domain-containing protein — MAVREVYLEAAAVTAAFLADPAVADGWEAPSALARMRIGALASHLANQITQVPPVLDAPIVHERISLTEHYARSTWTDGDLDSEVNTYIRRISADAALSGSRVQAGEAMTAVQHLRRRLPDEPADRMIQLPFGPWALTLDDYLTTRLLELAVHGDDLAASIGVDPPPLPAAGLDRVMSVLCAMAARRHGAATIIRALSRAERSPKTISAL; from the coding sequence ATGGCGGTCAGAGAGGTGTACCTCGAAGCGGCGGCGGTGACGGCGGCGTTCCTGGCGGATCCCGCCGTGGCGGACGGGTGGGAGGCGCCGAGCGCGCTGGCCAGGATGCGGATCGGCGCGCTCGCCAGCCACCTGGCGAACCAGATCACCCAGGTGCCGCCGGTGCTCGACGCGCCGATCGTGCACGAGCGGATCTCGCTGACCGAGCACTACGCACGGTCCACCTGGACGGACGGTGATCTCGACAGCGAGGTCAACACGTACATCCGCCGCATCTCCGCCGATGCCGCACTCAGTGGTTCCCGGGTTCAGGCCGGCGAGGCGATGACCGCTGTGCAACACCTGCGGCGGCGGCTGCCGGATGAACCGGCCGATCGGATGATCCAGTTGCCGTTCGGGCCGTGGGCACTGACCCTCGACGACTATCTGACGACGCGGCTGCTCGAACTGGCCGTCCACGGCGACGACCTGGCCGCCAGCATCGGCGTGGATCCGCCGCCGCTGCCCGCTGCCGGCTTGGACCGCGTCATGAGCGTCCTCTGCGCGATGGCCGCGCGCCGGCACGGGGCGGCGACGATCATCCGCGCGCTGAGCAGGGCGGAGCGCTCGCCGAAGACGATCTCGGCGCTGTAG
- a CDS encoding dienelactone hydrolase family protein — protein sequence MRRTLLLLLVLAVAGGWLLAGSGGDLRREQVIAAGVPLTEVHPADGGKHPGVVVAHGFSGSAKLMAPFGDTLASRGYVVVLLDFTGHGANTEPLPDQVAGTDESTEALQRDLATAVAHLRSLPDVDSSKIALVGHSMGAGAVTRYAAAHPDVTATVAISLPSAVVASPERPSRLLTMAGALEFPDFREVATSVAAERADREARIVPWVEHISILYAPETHRATAAWLDQAFDRPSADDAIPFPARRLFGAGLLVLAFLIGFHPLVAALAGPAFPRPEPAGGLPGRTVGPVVRLVVVAGLAAGVAAVVARLLPTTRLPLAVAGYVAAYAAVTGGLLLIGGRWLTPYQERRTISGTRLLPALPYAMVAIALPVHLGMTWAWPTGHRWWLLAVVWLAFGLLASASERISGGDPLRLLAVTGVFILVLTAAAVTGLTHGFVLLALFPLIGLMLWQALWSAILNRFAAPAWVIALVGAVVVAWPLTVALPIVSH from the coding sequence GTGAGACGTACGCTGCTGCTGCTTCTCGTCCTCGCGGTCGCCGGTGGCTGGCTGCTCGCCGGGTCCGGGGGTGACCTGCGCCGCGAGCAGGTGATCGCGGCCGGTGTCCCGCTCACCGAAGTGCACCCGGCGGACGGCGGCAAGCACCCCGGCGTGGTCGTGGCGCACGGGTTCTCCGGTTCGGCGAAGTTGATGGCGCCGTTCGGTGACACGCTGGCGTCCCGTGGCTACGTGGTCGTTCTGCTCGACTTCACCGGTCACGGCGCCAACACGGAACCGCTGCCGGACCAGGTGGCGGGCACCGACGAGTCCACTGAGGCGCTCCAGCGGGACCTGGCCACCGCCGTGGCCCACCTGCGGTCGCTGCCGGACGTCGACTCCTCCAAGATCGCGCTGGTGGGCCATTCGATGGGCGCGGGTGCGGTGACCCGTTATGCGGCCGCGCACCCCGACGTGACGGCGACCGTGGCGATCTCCCTGCCGAGCGCGGTCGTGGCGTCCCCCGAACGACCGTCGCGCCTGCTCACCATGGCGGGCGCCCTGGAGTTCCCGGACTTCCGCGAGGTGGCCACCAGCGTCGCGGCGGAGCGCGCCGACCGGGAGGCCCGGATCGTGCCGTGGGTGGAGCACATCTCCATCCTGTACGCCCCCGAGACCCATCGTGCGACCGCAGCGTGGCTGGACCAGGCGTTCGACCGGCCGAGCGCCGACGACGCCATCCCGTTCCCGGCCCGGCGTCTGTTCGGCGCGGGCCTGCTGGTGCTCGCCTTCCTGATCGGCTTCCACCCGCTGGTCGCGGCGCTCGCCGGGCCGGCGTTCCCGCGGCCGGAACCCGCCGGGGGACTGCCGGGTCGCACGGTGGGTCCGGTGGTGCGGCTCGTGGTCGTCGCGGGTCTGGCGGCGGGCGTCGCGGCCGTCGTGGCGCGGCTGCTGCCGACCACCCGGCTGCCGCTGGCCGTGGCCGGGTACGTGGCCGCCTACGCGGCCGTCACCGGGGGGCTGCTTCTGATCGGCGGGAGATGGCTCACCCCGTACCAGGAAAGAAGAACGATCAGCGGAACCCGCCTCCTCCCCGCCCTGCCCTACGCGATGGTCGCGATCGCGCTGCCGGTGCACCTCGGGATGACCTGGGCCTGGCCGACCGGCCATCGCTGGTGGTTGCTGGCGGTCGTCTGGCTGGCGTTCGGCCTGCTCGCCTCTGCGTCCGAGCGCATCTCGGGCGGTGATCCGCTGCGTCTGCTCGCTGTCACGGGCGTCTTCATCCTGGTGCTGACCGCCGCTGCCGTGACCGGGCTGACGCACGGGTTCGTGCTGCTGGCGCTCTTCCCGCTGATCGGGCTGATGCTCTGGCAGGCGTTGTGGAGCGCAATCCTCAACCGGTTCGCGGCGCCGGCCTGGGTGATCGCCCTGGTCGGCGCGGTCGTCGTGGCGTGGCCGCTGACCGTGGCGCTGCCGATCGTCAGTCACTGA
- a CDS encoding TraR/DksA C4-type zinc finger protein, protein MAREESTRARAGLLRIRADAETEAATLAASLEALFAASRDSNADDEHDPEGATIGFERAQLIALLTAARDRITEVDEALRRVGDGSYGICERCGRPIAAERLEVRPFARHCISCA, encoded by the coding sequence ATGGCGCGTGAGGAGTCGACCCGGGCGCGCGCCGGCTTGCTGCGGATCCGCGCGGATGCGGAGACGGAGGCGGCGACGCTCGCCGCGAGTCTCGAAGCGCTGTTCGCCGCCTCCCGCGACTCGAACGCCGACGACGAGCACGACCCCGAGGGCGCCACGATCGGCTTCGAACGCGCCCAGCTCATCGCCCTGCTGACCGCCGCCCGCGACCGGATCACCGAGGTCGACGAGGCGCTCCGCCGGGTCGGTGACGGCAGCTATGGCATCTGCGAGCGCTGCGGCCGGCCGATCGCCGCGGAGCGCCTGGAGGTCCGCCCCTTCGCCCGCCACTGCATCAGCTGCGCCTGA
- a CDS encoding alpha/beta fold hydrolase gives MTTVMLVHGAWHRPATWKKLADELHGLGYSTVTPELPSAGIDPVGDAHDDAAVIRAAIDAIEGPVVVVAHSYAGIPVTEAAAGVARIIYLAAYVPDAGESMFTLHGMPAPADTSGLFALTADPRTALYGDLTEAEAEAAASQLVDQTLASFATEITHAAWHDVPATYIVTDEDRSLPVELQTRFAERTGDVRHLASSHSPFLSIPAELAELIDDIIRG, from the coding sequence ATGACGACGGTGATGCTCGTGCACGGCGCCTGGCACCGGCCCGCCACCTGGAAGAAGCTCGCCGATGAGCTGCACGGACTCGGATATTCGACGGTCACGCCGGAACTGCCCAGCGCCGGCATCGACCCGGTCGGCGACGCCCACGACGACGCGGCGGTGATTCGCGCGGCGATCGACGCGATCGAGGGTCCGGTCGTGGTCGTCGCCCACTCGTACGCGGGCATCCCGGTCACCGAAGCCGCTGCCGGGGTCGCGCGCATCATCTATCTGGCGGCGTACGTCCCGGACGCCGGCGAATCGATGTTCACCCTGCACGGCATGCCCGCGCCCGCCGACACCTCAGGCCTCTTCGCGCTGACCGCCGACCCGCGAACCGCCCTCTACGGCGACCTCACCGAGGCCGAGGCGGAAGCCGCCGCATCGCAGCTGGTCGACCAGACCCTCGCGTCGTTCGCCACCGAGATCACCCATGCGGCGTGGCACGACGTCCCGGCCACGTACATCGTCACCGACGAGGACCGTTCCCTGCCGGTGGAGCTGCAGACCCGGTTCGCCGAGCGGACCGGCGACGTGCGCCACCTGGCGAGCTCGCACTCACCGTTCCTGTCGATCCCCGCCGAGCTGGCCGAATTGATCGACGACATCATTCGCGGGTAG
- a CDS encoding TetR/AcrR family transcriptional regulator translates to MPSTTRHPSAGPDRRAAVQARIVAATERLLAGGATFTELGVQRIAADAGVARSTFYLHFRDKSELALSLAGSLAGTAFTMMDAWDPAAPDALETFERSMTGVVRFYRERATVLAAVLEVTAYDEAVRDAWAGQLGQFIALAEKLLIAEQAAGRTTADLDAAAASRLIIWGGMQTIAHQVASGDPAQDDAVARELARIQWYGTFRRPA, encoded by the coding sequence ATGCCGTCCACCACACGCCACCCCTCGGCCGGGCCTGACCGGCGCGCCGCCGTGCAGGCCCGGATCGTGGCCGCGACCGAACGCCTGCTGGCCGGCGGCGCGACCTTCACCGAGCTGGGCGTGCAGCGCATCGCCGCCGACGCCGGGGTCGCGCGGTCGACGTTCTACCTGCACTTCCGGGACAAGAGCGAGCTGGCACTGAGCCTGGCGGGCTCGCTGGCCGGCACGGCGTTCACGATGATGGACGCGTGGGACCCGGCCGCCCCGGACGCGCTGGAGACGTTCGAGCGCTCCATGACCGGCGTGGTCCGGTTCTACCGGGAACGGGCGACGGTGCTCGCTGCGGTGCTGGAGGTGACCGCGTACGACGAGGCCGTGCGCGACGCCTGGGCCGGGCAACTCGGCCAGTTCATCGCCCTGGCCGAGAAACTGCTCATCGCCGAACAAGCCGCCGGGCGCACCACCGCCGACCTGGACGCGGCCGCCGCCAGCCGGCTGATCATCTGGGGTGGGATGCAGACGATCGCTCATCAGGTGGCGTCCGGCGATCCGGCCCAGGACGACGCGGTGGCCCGGGAGCTCGCCCGGATCCAGTGGTACGGGACGTTCCGGCGTCCCGCCTGA
- a CDS encoding hemerythrin domain-containing protein yields MTGNDTSRLVAWAHEMRAVHGRLRAALRVAGESLEIDDLLLYCRGFCAALDGHHRAEDNTLFPAIEAAHPELAPVLRQLKQDHSMIAHLLGSLTAAVQRSADAEELRNHLEGVGAIMENHFRYEERRLLSVLETLNLTVTTEEAFGPL; encoded by the coding sequence GTGACCGGAAATGACACCTCCAGGCTGGTGGCCTGGGCTCATGAGATGCGTGCCGTGCACGGCCGCCTGCGGGCGGCGCTGCGGGTGGCCGGTGAATCACTCGAGATCGACGATCTGCTGCTCTACTGCCGCGGCTTCTGCGCCGCCCTCGACGGCCATCACCGCGCCGAGGACAACACCCTGTTCCCGGCGATCGAGGCGGCTCACCCGGAGCTGGCCCCGGTGCTGCGGCAGCTCAAACAGGACCATTCGATGATCGCCCACCTGCTCGGCAGCCTGACCGCCGCCGTCCAGCGCTCCGCCGACGCCGAGGAGCTGCGCAACCATCTGGAGGGGGTGGGCGCCATCATGGAGAACCATTTCCGGTACGAGGAACGCCGCCTGCTCTCGGTGCTGGAGACCCTGAACCTGACCGTCACCACCGAGGAGGCCTTCGGGCCGCTCTGA
- a CDS encoding cupin domain-containing protein gives MTYPPPLYHGDKGEVSALYRPAGQDPELVYPNGTRIHYLSTGESTGGLFGLYRWECGPGVTGPEPHFHHSLSESFYILDGVLRIYDGERWIDAEPGDYVHVPPGGIHAFKNQSGAPVRMLLHFSPGAPREGYFEGLTEVAEMTEAERTAFYLAHDNIWQ, from the coding sequence ATGACCTATCCACCCCCGCTCTACCACGGTGACAAGGGTGAGGTGTCGGCGCTGTACCGACCGGCCGGCCAGGACCCGGAGCTCGTCTATCCCAACGGGACGAGGATTCACTACCTGTCGACGGGTGAGTCGACCGGCGGGCTCTTCGGGCTGTACCGGTGGGAGTGCGGGCCCGGCGTGACCGGACCCGAGCCGCATTTCCATCACTCCCTCTCCGAGTCGTTCTACATCCTCGACGGCGTACTGCGGATCTACGACGGCGAGCGGTGGATCGACGCCGAGCCGGGTGACTACGTGCACGTGCCGCCGGGTGGGATCCACGCCTTCAAGAACCAGTCCGGGGCGCCGGTGAGGATGCTGCTGCACTTCTCGCCGGGGGCGCCGCGGGAGGGGTACTTCGAAGGGCTGACCGAGGTCGCCGAGATGACCGAGGCCGAGCGGACCGCGTTCTACCTGGCACACGACAACATCTGGCAGTGA
- a CDS encoding SRPBCC family protein yields MNLRACSDEGMRFDLETKASPDLVRRALTDFSDRRLQIWDRTLDPAAYELRELGDTWAVAREGSARSPFWVVVRYDWADPELISWTVVESSYGGDGEGFVRILPRDGGGSRVHAEWTGRNARSQRLMLYLLHHLPLGRLIGRLWASTLDRYAEQG; encoded by the coding sequence GTGAATCTCCGGGCGTGCTCGGATGAGGGGATGCGGTTCGACCTGGAGACCAAGGCTTCGCCCGATCTGGTACGCCGGGCGCTGACCGATTTCAGCGACCGCCGGCTTCAGATCTGGGACCGCACCCTCGATCCGGCGGCGTACGAGTTGCGCGAGCTCGGTGACACGTGGGCGGTCGCCCGGGAAGGCAGTGCGCGGTCGCCGTTCTGGGTGGTCGTCCGCTACGACTGGGCGGACCCCGAGCTGATCAGCTGGACGGTGGTGGAGAGCAGTTACGGCGGTGACGGCGAGGGTTTCGTCCGGATCCTGCCGCGCGACGGCGGCGGCAGCCGGGTGCACGCCGAGTGGACCGGCAGGAACGCCCGCTCCCAGCGGCTGATGCTCTACCTGCTGCACCACCTCCCCCTCGGCCGGCTGATCGGGCGGCTGTGGGCTTCGACGCTGGATCGGTACGCCGAACAGGGCTGA
- a CDS encoding serine/threonine-protein kinase — MSDPLRPHDPRRIGRYRMLRRLGQGGMGTVFLAEAPGPRHVAVKVIRPEYAHEEHYRARFRSEVSRARQVPPFCTAEVLDADPDHETPYLVVEYVDGPSLDEVVRENGPLTGGSLHGVAVGVATALAAIHGAGVIHRDLKPRNVLFALGTPKVIDFGIARPLEPTSFHTRAEEVVGTLAYMAPERLDPATDRLLTPAADVFAWGAVVTFAGTGRTPFGGDSPGVTAARILTQPPRIGDLPPYLAQLVVAALDKEPANRPTAPELLDRLLVPGTPSALPVELRREAVAARRSGHRDGDAAAGRGGERDAPPDGAREARRGGRRHGSSGRTRRMAAAAVAVALAGAGAGIALRNRDEAPRAAQTTAVTGPAVFDSLRQPGGLFSESASCVYRNGLRVAAGGRCGSYLHTVFPAAQAVQVTATLAGDRSCAAIWFRATDQNEEDAFADAYRVSVCPDEVSLAGSIGGADDPIASVRRATSPGAAHLIQLVADERQATITIDGSPALQGLLTASTLISGRVLLGTAGRGPVTFTDLRLRSGTDVTSPAVPGFVTGDAQFTAGVHLMSDQDRVAVVEPATYPSGADYCREHGLDSTAAQCAKEHVPVLSGTQVTLPVVADPVYRDYRGDPAKCRDPRTLAGTCEVPFREFTILSGEPSPWPALVTVRGGKVAEIAKMGLS, encoded by the coding sequence GTGTCTGATCCACTGCGCCCGCACGACCCCCGCCGGATCGGCCGATATCGGATGCTGCGGCGGCTCGGGCAGGGCGGGATGGGCACGGTGTTCCTGGCCGAGGCGCCCGGCCCGAGGCACGTGGCCGTCAAGGTGATCCGGCCCGAATACGCGCACGAGGAGCACTACCGGGCGCGGTTCCGCAGCGAGGTCAGCCGGGCACGGCAGGTGCCGCCGTTCTGCACGGCCGAGGTGCTCGACGCCGACCCGGATCACGAGACGCCGTACCTGGTCGTCGAGTACGTGGACGGGCCCAGCCTGGACGAGGTGGTCCGGGAGAACGGGCCGCTGACCGGCGGCAGCCTGCACGGCGTGGCGGTCGGGGTGGCGACCGCGCTGGCCGCGATCCACGGCGCCGGGGTGATCCACCGGGATCTGAAACCGCGCAACGTGCTGTTCGCGCTCGGCACCCCGAAGGTGATCGACTTTGGGATCGCCCGGCCCCTGGAGCCGACGAGCTTCCACACGCGGGCCGAGGAGGTGGTCGGGACACTGGCGTACATGGCGCCGGAACGCCTCGACCCGGCGACCGATCGGCTGCTCACGCCGGCCGCCGACGTGTTCGCCTGGGGTGCCGTGGTGACGTTCGCGGGGACCGGTCGCACGCCGTTCGGCGGGGACAGCCCGGGTGTGACGGCGGCCCGGATCCTGACCCAGCCGCCGCGGATCGGGGACCTGCCTCCCTATCTCGCGCAACTGGTCGTCGCGGCGCTGGACAAGGAGCCGGCGAACCGGCCGACCGCGCCCGAACTGCTCGACCGGCTGCTGGTGCCGGGAACGCCGAGCGCGCTGCCGGTCGAGTTGCGGAGAGAAGCGGTGGCCGCGCGGCGGTCAGGCCACCGCGACGGCGATGCGGCGGCCGGCCGGGGAGGCGAGCGGGACGCCCCGCCGGATGGCGCACGGGAGGCCCGGCGGGGAGGCCGCCGGCACGGGAGCTCCGGACGTACCAGGAGAATGGCCGCCGCCGCCGTGGCCGTGGCGCTCGCCGGAGCCGGCGCCGGGATCGCCTTACGCAACCGCGACGAGGCGCCCCGCGCCGCGCAGACGACGGCGGTGACCGGACCGGCCGTCTTCGACTCGCTGCGGCAACCGGGCGGCCTGTTCTCCGAGAGCGCGTCGTGCGTCTATCGGAACGGGCTGCGGGTGGCGGCCGGCGGACGGTGCGGCTCCTACCTGCACACGGTGTTCCCGGCGGCGCAGGCCGTCCAGGTCACGGCGACGCTGGCCGGCGATCGGTCGTGTGCGGCGATCTGGTTCCGGGCGACCGACCAGAACGAGGAGGACGCGTTCGCCGACGCCTACCGCGTCTCGGTCTGCCCGGACGAGGTGTCGCTGGCCGGCTCGATCGGCGGCGCCGACGACCCGATCGCCTCGGTGCGGCGAGCCACTTCTCCCGGCGCGGCACATCTGATCCAACTGGTCGCCGACGAGCGGCAGGCCACGATCACGATCGACGGCAGCCCGGCGCTCCAAGGTCTCCTCACCGCGTCCACGCTGATCAGCGGGCGGGTGCTGCTCGGAACCGCCGGACGCGGACCGGTCACGTTCACCGACCTGCGGCTACGGTCCGGCACGGACGTCACGTCACCGGCCGTGCCCGGGTTCGTCACCGGTGACGCGCAGTTCACCGCCGGCGTGCACCTGATGTCGGACCAGGACAGGGTCGCCGTGGTGGAACCGGCCACGTACCCGAGCGGCGCCGACTACTGCCGCGAGCACGGCCTCGACTCCACGGCGGCGCAGTGCGCGAAGGAGCACGTGCCGGTCCTCAGCGGCACGCAGGTGACGCTGCCGGTGGTCGCCGACCCGGTCTACCGGGACTACCGCGGTGATCCGGCGAAGTGCCGTGACCCGCGGACCCTGGCCGGGACCTGCGAGGTGCCGTTCCGCGAGTTCACCATCCTGTCGGGCGAGCCGTCGCCGTGGCCCGCGCTGGTGACGGTCCGCGGCGGGAAGGTCGCCGAGATCGCCAAGATGGGCCTGAGCTGA
- a CDS encoding helix-turn-helix transcriptional regulator, giving the protein MHAFDVLGDPVRRRILELLADGEQSAGVISEVIRAEFGISAPAVSQHLKVLREAGFAAVRAEGTRRLYAVEAEPLQEAAAWLERFRPFWNQRLDALATELARGKRSRSTKGNQ; this is encoded by the coding sequence GTGCACGCGTTCGACGTACTCGGTGATCCGGTCCGGCGCCGGATCCTGGAGCTGCTCGCCGACGGCGAGCAGTCCGCCGGGGTCATCAGCGAGGTCATCAGGGCGGAGTTCGGCATCTCGGCGCCGGCGGTGTCGCAGCACCTCAAGGTGCTGCGCGAGGCCGGCTTCGCCGCGGTCCGGGCCGAGGGCACCCGCCGGCTCTACGCCGTGGAGGCCGAGCCGTTGCAGGAGGCCGCCGCCTGGCTGGAACGGTTCCGCCCGTTCTGGAACCAGCGCCTCGACGCCCTGGCGACCGAGCTCGCACGAGGAAAACGATCACGATCCACGAAGGGGAACCAATGA